From Xiphophorus couchianus chromosome 4, X_couchianus-1.0, whole genome shotgun sequence, a single genomic window includes:
- the LOC114142702 gene encoding piggyBac transposable element-derived protein 4-like: MAKRTQKLMNAEEALELLMQNSKPWDSEGEDIDEEVIDKEDLDAQPDSDSELSSDEETLPLPKKRARSGSEPTETTKDGTVWRQEQVGTHLHFTPIEPYAKDGEPSAKASRSIRSRLQSFLCFITLEMLRTIQQWTTQHASQEQQDCWSANLGNPMIISTMARNRFQNIMQHLRFDDMFTRRERAETNRFAAISDLWESFAANCISSYSPGRHITVDEQLFPTKTRCCFLQYIATKPDKFGIKFWVACDLKSKYICNVFPYLGKDPSRPSGERLSETVVMRLMEPFMDKGRTVTTDNFFTSLSLAQRLRSRKTTILGTVNKCRREIPQSTKRKDRTEFTTQVFSTSDATLTVYVPKRKKVVYILSSMHSVVETEDTTRRKPNTIKQYNKAKCGVDVMDKMVREYSVRAGTQRWPVAVFYNMIDMAALNAHVLYQACTGVQERRVDFLVELAKELANSHMSEKKACKEQLLCQQPATPSPGKRAKCQINRRCIKNSTNRRCVDCFKYACGKCSKPMNWQCQMCADSADSAQNEG; the protein is encoded by the exons ATGGCGAAGAGGACACAGAAGCTGATGAATGCTGAAGAGGCTTTGGAATTACTTATGCAGAATTCCAAGCCTTGGGATTCAGAAGGAGAAGATATAGATGAAGAAGTCATAGACAAAGAAGACCTAGACGCTCAACCGGATTCGGACTCTGAGCTCTCTTCAG atgAGGAGACTCTCCCGCTACCAAAAAAGAGAGCTCGTTCGGGGAGTGAGCCGACAGAGACCACGAAGGATGGTACAGTGTGGCGGCAGGAACAAGTGGGGACACATCTCCATTTCACTCCAATTGAGCCGTACGCCAAAGATGGAGAGCCAAGCGCTAAGGCCAGTCGAAGCATCCGGAGTCGCCTTCAGagcttcctctgttttattactCTGGAGATGCTTCGTACCATTCAACAGTGGACCACCCAACATGCAAGTCAGGAGCAACAGGATTG ctggtcagcaaacctgggaAACCCAATGATCATTTCAACTATGGCCCGAAACCGCTTCCAAAACATCATGCAACACCTACGCTTTGATGACATGTTTACACGCCGTGAGCGAGCGGAGACCAACAGATTCGCTGCAATCTCTGATCTTTGGGAATCATTTGCCGCTAACTGCATCTCATCCTACAGCCCTGGTCGACACATCACTGTTGATGAACAGCTTTTCCCCACTAAAACCCGCTGCTGTTTCCTTCAATACATAGCAACAAAACCGGACAAGTTTGGCATCAAGTTTTGGGTGGCTTGCGACTTGAAATCAAAGTACATCTGCAATGTCTTCCCATATCTTGGCAAGGACCCCAGTCGTCCCAGCGGGGAGAGACTGTCCGAGACTGTAGTGATGAGGCTGATGGAACCGTTCATGGACAAGGGCAGAACTGTAACCACGGACAATTTCTTCACATCACTGTCACTTGCGCAACGACTGCGTAGCCGGAAAACCACCATCCTCGGCACAGTCAACAAGTGTCGCAGGGAAATTCCACAATCCACTAAACGTAAGGATCGCACTGAATTCaccactcaggtgttttcaacCTCTGATGCCACGCTGACTGTGTATGTGCCCAAAAGGAAGAAGGTCGTTTACATTCTCAGCAGCATGCACAGCGTGGTTGAGACTGAGGATACCACCAGAAGAAAGCCAAACACCATCAAACAATATAACAAAGCAAAGTGCGGTGTAGATGTGATGGACAAAATGGTGCGGGAGTACAGCGTGCGTGCAGGAACACAGAGGTGGCCAGTTGCCGTGTTCtacaacatgattgacatggcagcactgaatgcgcATGTGCTGTATCAGGCATGCactggggtgcaggagagacgggtggacttcctggtggaGCTCGCAAAAGAGTTGGCTAACTCTCAtatgagtgagaagaaggcgtGCAAGGAGCAACTGCTTTGCCAACAACCTGccacacccagcccaggcaaaagggcgaagtgccAAATCAACCGtcgatgcattaaaaatagtacaaatagGAGATGCGTTGACTGCTTCAAATACGCATGTGGCAAATGCAGCAAGCCCATGAACTGGCAGTGCCAGATGTGTGCCGACAGTGCAGACAGTGCACAGAATGAGGGCTGA